One window of Hymenobacter sp. BRD128 genomic DNA carries:
- a CDS encoding TrkA family potassium uptake protein has translation MLQRVQLNRLKYAAALTLASLLIGLAGFMGIEHFNLADAFYMSVITVSPGGYEQLRPLSEAGRIFTGCYILYNLLVVAYFVSVITTFIFDGELRRLFNMYRTDQEIKRFSGHVIICGFGSNGRKAYQRLLLNSVRVVVIELNEQLLKELTEGRNGADVDGDGVAGGKIFSVLGDATMDPVLEQAGVARASAIIAALPNDSDNMSVALSARALNPRLNIIARASHKVSERKLIAAGANSVVMPDEIGGSQMADLVVRPEVIRFLDMISGLSADKLRLEELSYEQMRQDLRGRSIRELDIRSLTGATVIGLRQQNGALLVSPDANYNLEPGDIILVLGSETQIEAFEVRYRQL, from the coding sequence CAACGCGTTCAGTTAAACCGCCTGAAATACGCCGCTGCCCTGACGCTGGCTAGCCTGCTCATCGGGCTGGCGGGCTTCATGGGCATCGAGCACTTCAACCTGGCCGATGCGTTCTACATGAGCGTCATTACCGTTTCGCCGGGCGGCTACGAGCAGCTGCGCCCACTCTCCGAAGCGGGGCGCATCTTTACGGGCTGCTACATCCTCTACAACCTGCTGGTAGTTGCCTACTTCGTGTCGGTAATTACGACGTTTATTTTTGATGGGGAGCTGCGCCGATTATTTAATATGTACCGTACCGACCAGGAAATCAAGCGTTTCAGCGGCCACGTCATCATCTGCGGCTTTGGCAGCAATGGGCGCAAGGCCTACCAGCGCCTGCTGCTCAACAGCGTGCGGGTGGTCGTTATCGAGCTGAACGAGCAGCTGCTGAAAGAGCTGACGGAAGGCCGCAACGGCGCCGATGTGGACGGCGACGGCGTGGCCGGCGGCAAAATATTTTCGGTGCTGGGCGATGCTACTATGGACCCCGTGCTGGAGCAGGCCGGCGTGGCGCGGGCCTCGGCCATTATCGCGGCCCTGCCCAACGATTCGGATAATATGTCGGTGGCGCTGTCGGCGCGGGCGCTCAACCCGCGGCTCAACATCATCGCCCGCGCGTCGCACAAGGTGTCGGAGCGCAAGTTGATTGCGGCCGGGGCCAACTCGGTGGTGATGCCCGACGAGATTGGCGGCTCGCAGATGGCCGACCTGGTGGTGCGCCCCGAAGTAATCCGGTTTCTGGACATGATTTCGGGCCTGAGCGCCGACAAGCTGCGCCTCGAAGAGTTGAGCTACGAGCAAATGCGCCAGGATTTGCGCGGGCGCAGCATCCGCGAGTTGGATATCCGCTCCCTGACCGGCGCCACGGTCATCGGCCTGCGCCAGCAAAACGGCGCCCTGCTGGTGAGCCCGGACGCGAACTACAACCTGGAGCCGGGCGACATTATCCTGGTGCTTGGCAGCGAAACACAGATTGAGGCGTTCGAAGTCCGCTACCGGCAGCTCTAA
- a CDS encoding xanthine dehydrogenase family protein molybdopterin-binding subunit: MSATPQIGQAHRRVDGRLKVTGQARYAAEHAVPGCVHGVLVTSPVATGRITQLDTKAAAKAPGVLAVVSHLNSPKVPGYENPQPDARVEGQQFRVFFDAEIHYSNQPVALAIAATLEQAQHAATLVRVQYEQAAPHMDITKGLTSSYKPKKEKDHLRGQPQAYKTAPVQIAHEYQTPLQVHNPLEMHAAIAEWQGDKLTVWNKTQAPSLAQKDLMKLWALPKESVQVHSPFVGGAFGGASRIWPPEMAAIIGARVVGRPVKVLNQREHEFSMVGYRPRSVQRVALGAQPDGTLVGIAHEAFGATSRYEQFTERILHPTKSGYRCPNAELTYHLVPLDMSSPCWTRGPGETTGSFAIESAMDELAHALKMDPLALRLKNFAETDPDNGKPWSSNYLRACYARGAEKFGWQQRNPTPGATRAGDWLVGQGMAMGIYHASRTKASARARLLPDGTLIVQSATADGGPGTATIMTQIAADASGVAPENIRFELGDAAFPEAPGQFGSHTVASVGAAVHAACAALRQQLVNLAFSTPGSPFAQARLADLVAEGGTVRLASHPATGLAYGEVLRRAGQPALEVTHESPEVPEQGEKSGKSFCASFVEVRVHAHTREVRVSRVFSAVDAGRIMNPQTARSQVYGAITWGLGLALLEDAVLDHRFGRLTNADLANYHVPVNADLPPSIDVIFIDQPDTYLDPMGAKGLGEIGIVGFSAAIANAVFNATGKRVRNLPITPDKLI; the protein is encoded by the coding sequence ATGTCTGCTACTCCTCAGATTGGCCAAGCCCACCGCCGCGTCGACGGCCGCCTCAAAGTAACCGGTCAGGCCCGCTACGCCGCCGAGCACGCCGTGCCGGGCTGCGTGCACGGGGTGCTGGTAACGAGCCCGGTAGCGACCGGCCGCATCACGCAGCTCGATACGAAAGCGGCGGCCAAAGCCCCCGGCGTGCTGGCCGTCGTGTCGCACCTCAACTCGCCCAAGGTGCCCGGCTACGAAAACCCCCAGCCCGACGCGCGGGTGGAAGGCCAGCAGTTTCGGGTGTTTTTCGACGCTGAAATCCACTACAGCAACCAGCCGGTGGCGCTGGCCATCGCCGCCACGCTGGAGCAGGCGCAGCACGCCGCTACGCTCGTGCGCGTGCAGTATGAGCAGGCCGCGCCACATATGGATATCACCAAAGGCTTGACCAGCAGCTACAAGCCCAAGAAAGAAAAAGACCACCTGCGCGGCCAGCCCCAGGCCTACAAAACGGCCCCGGTGCAAATCGCCCACGAGTACCAGACGCCGCTGCAAGTGCACAACCCGCTGGAAATGCACGCCGCCATCGCTGAGTGGCAGGGCGATAAGCTCACGGTCTGGAACAAAACCCAGGCTCCGTCGCTGGCCCAGAAGGATTTGATGAAGCTCTGGGCTCTGCCCAAGGAAAGCGTGCAGGTGCATTCGCCGTTCGTGGGCGGGGCGTTCGGGGGCGCCTCGCGCATCTGGCCGCCCGAGATGGCCGCCATTATCGGCGCCAGGGTGGTGGGCCGCCCGGTGAAGGTGCTGAACCAGCGTGAGCACGAGTTCAGCATGGTGGGCTACCGGCCGCGCTCGGTGCAACGCGTGGCGCTGGGCGCGCAGCCCGACGGCACGTTGGTGGGCATTGCGCACGAGGCGTTCGGGGCTACCTCGCGCTACGAGCAGTTCACCGAGCGCATTTTGCACCCCACCAAGTCGGGCTACCGCTGCCCCAATGCCGAGCTGACTTACCACCTCGTGCCGCTCGACATGAGCTCGCCTTGCTGGACGCGCGGCCCCGGCGAAACCACCGGCTCCTTCGCCATCGAGTCGGCGATGGACGAGCTGGCCCACGCCCTCAAGATGGACCCGCTGGCCCTGCGCCTGAAAAACTTCGCCGAAACCGACCCCGACAACGGCAAGCCCTGGAGCAGTAACTACCTGCGCGCGTGCTACGCCCGGGGCGCCGAGAAATTCGGCTGGCAACAGCGCAACCCTACGCCCGGCGCCACCCGCGCCGGCGACTGGCTGGTGGGCCAGGGCATGGCGATGGGCATCTACCACGCCTCGCGCACCAAGGCCAGCGCCCGCGCCCGCCTGCTGCCCGATGGCACCTTAATAGTGCAGAGTGCAACGGCCGACGGCGGCCCCGGCACCGCCACCATCATGACCCAGATTGCCGCCGATGCCAGCGGCGTGGCCCCCGAAAACATCCGCTTCGAGCTCGGCGACGCGGCCTTCCCGGAGGCGCCCGGCCAGTTTGGCTCGCACACCGTGGCCTCGGTGGGCGCGGCCGTGCACGCGGCCTGCGCGGCCCTGCGCCAGCAGCTGGTCAACCTGGCGTTCAGCACGCCCGGCTCGCCCTTCGCCCAGGCCCGGCTCGCCGACCTGGTGGCCGAGGGCGGCACCGTGCGCCTGGCTAGCCACCCCGCTACTGGCCTAGCCTACGGCGAGGTGCTGCGCCGGGCCGGCCAGCCGGCGCTCGAAGTCACGCATGAGTCGCCCGAGGTGCCGGAGCAGGGCGAGAAGTCGGGCAAGTCGTTCTGCGCCAGCTTTGTGGAAGTGCGCGTGCACGCCCACACCCGCGAGGTGCGCGTGAGCCGCGTCTTCTCGGCCGTGGATGCGGGCCGCATCATGAACCCCCAAACGGCCCGCAGCCAGGTGTACGGGGCCATCACCTGGGGCCTGGGGCTAGCCCTGCTCGAAGACGCCGTGCTCGACCACCGCTTCGGCCGCCTCACCAACGCCGACCTGGCCAACTACCACGTGCCCGTCAACGCCGACCTGCCGCCCAGCATCGACGTCATTTTCATCGACCAGCCCGATACCTACCTCGACCCGATGGGCGCCAAAGGCCTGGGCGAAATCGGCATCGTCGGCTTCAGCGCCGCCATCGCCAACGCGGTATTTAATGCCACCGGCAAGCGCGTGCGGAACTTGCCAATTACCCCGGATAAACTTATCTAA
- a CDS encoding dienelactone hydrolase family protein gives MDQRIINLFDEYTHRPLSRKEFLDRLLVLAGSAALATTALSVLEPGYARAATISPLAEDLVEETVTWPGDGATVSGYLVHPKGRKKRGAVVVIHENRGLTPHIKDVTRRVAQAGYLALGVDALSVVGGTPADEDQGRTLIGQLDPAKNLHNYLAALTYLRARPDCNGRTGCVGFCWGGGLANHLAVHDPSLNAAVAYYGQQPKAEDVPQIKANVMLHYGGLDQRINAGILAYEAALKAAHIPYELFIYEGVNHAFNNDTSPARYNAEAAKLAWERTLRLFKEKLG, from the coding sequence ATGGACCAGCGCATCATCAACCTCTTCGACGAGTACACCCACCGCCCGCTGTCGCGCAAGGAATTTCTCGACCGCCTCTTGGTGCTGGCGGGCAGCGCGGCGCTGGCCACCACGGCCCTCTCGGTGCTGGAGCCCGGCTACGCGCGGGCAGCTACTATCTCGCCCCTGGCCGAAGACCTAGTGGAAGAAACCGTGACCTGGCCCGGCGACGGCGCCACCGTGAGCGGCTACCTGGTGCACCCCAAGGGCCGGAAAAAGCGCGGCGCGGTGGTCGTAATCCACGAAAACCGGGGCCTTACGCCGCACATCAAGGACGTGACGCGCCGCGTGGCGCAGGCCGGCTACCTGGCGCTGGGCGTGGATGCGCTGAGCGTAGTGGGCGGCACGCCCGCCGACGAAGACCAGGGCCGCACGCTCATCGGCCAGCTCGACCCGGCCAAAAACCTGCACAATTACCTGGCCGCCCTCACCTACCTGCGCGCCCGGCCCGATTGCAACGGCCGCACCGGCTGCGTGGGCTTCTGCTGGGGCGGCGGGCTAGCCAACCATCTGGCGGTGCACGACCCCAGCCTCAACGCCGCCGTGGCCTACTACGGCCAGCAGCCCAAGGCCGAAGACGTGCCCCAGATAAAAGCCAACGTGATGCTGCACTACGGCGGCCTCGACCAGCGCATCAACGCCGGCATCCTGGCCTACGAGGCGGCGCTCAAGGCCGCCCACATTCCCTACGAGCTGTTTATCTACGAGGGCGTGAACCACGCGTTCAACAACGACACTTCCCCCGCCCGCTACAATGCCGAGGCCGCCAAGCTGGCCTGGGAGCGCACGCTGCGGCTGTTTAAGGAGAAGCTGGGGTAG
- a CDS encoding ABC transporter substrate-binding protein, with translation MAYNSHQRLRIVTDQMGREVQYHYPPLRIVSLVPSQTELLFDLGLSKQVEGVTKFCIYPPTARHSASVIGGTKNFDFAKIKAAQPDLIIGNKEENYREGIAQLERHFPVWLSDIVDLPDALDMIRRVGDLTGKTQLAEPLAAEIKHSFDKLRLAATAPLATAAYFIWRKPYMVAASGTFIDDMLRQAGFRNAFAGLGRYPEITPEQLARVAPAHIFLSSEPYPFGEKHVAEFQAICPAAKIQVVDGELFSWYGSRLRHSAAYFQTLRAGLGAE, from the coding sequence ATGGCTTATAATTCGCACCAACGATTGCGCATCGTAACTGACCAGATGGGTAGGGAGGTACAATATCATTATCCCCCGCTGCGCATTGTTTCACTAGTGCCTTCCCAGACCGAATTATTATTTGACTTGGGGCTAAGCAAGCAGGTAGAAGGCGTAACCAAATTCTGCATTTACCCACCCACGGCGCGCCACTCGGCCAGCGTGATTGGCGGCACCAAAAACTTTGATTTTGCGAAAATCAAAGCCGCCCAGCCCGATTTAATTATCGGCAATAAAGAAGAAAACTATCGGGAAGGCATTGCGCAATTAGAACGGCATTTTCCGGTCTGGCTGAGCGATATCGTGGACCTGCCCGACGCGCTCGATATGATACGCCGCGTGGGCGACCTTACGGGCAAGACCCAGCTGGCGGAGCCGCTGGCCGCCGAAATCAAGCACTCCTTTGACAAGCTCCGCCTGGCGGCTACGGCACCCCTGGCCACGGCCGCGTATTTCATTTGGCGCAAGCCCTACATGGTGGCGGCCAGCGGCACATTTATCGATGATATGCTGCGGCAGGCGGGCTTTCGCAACGCGTTCGCGGGCCTCGGCCGCTACCCCGAAATCACGCCGGAGCAGCTGGCTAGGGTGGCGCCGGCGCATATTTTTCTGTCGTCGGAGCCATACCCGTTTGGCGAAAAGCACGTGGCGGAATTTCAGGCAATCTGCCCGGCGGCGAAAATTCAGGTGGTGGATGGCGAGTTGTTCAGCTGGTACGGCAGTCGGCTGCGGCATTCGGCGGCGTATTTTCAAACCTTGCGCGCTGGGCTGGGCGCGGAATAA
- a CDS encoding M42 family metallopeptidase, giving the protein MRPESFEFLEKYLNNPSPTGFEKEGQKLWLEYIKPYIDEYFVDTYGTVVGVINPEAKYKVVIEAHADEISYFVNYITKEGYLYLRRNGGSDALVAPSKRVNIFGEKGIVKGIFGWPAIHVRKVENDKAPTIETIFLDCGASSADEVAEMGIHVGSVVTFEDEFTVLNDKYYVGRALDNRVGGFMVAEVARMLKENGKKLPFGLYIVNAVQEEIGLRGAEMVAHRINPDVAIITDVTHDTQSPMYEKKTSGDIFCGKGPVITYGPAVQNNLRDLIINTAKETDIPFQRAAATRATGTDTDAFAYSGSGVASALISLPLKYMHTTVETVHKDDVENVTRLIYETLLRIEDKQDFRYFS; this is encoded by the coding sequence ATGCGTCCCGAGTCATTCGAGTTTCTTGAGAAATACCTGAATAACCCCTCGCCCACCGGCTTTGAAAAGGAAGGCCAGAAGCTGTGGCTAGAGTACATTAAGCCCTACATCGACGAGTATTTTGTCGATACCTACGGCACCGTAGTTGGCGTAATTAATCCCGAGGCGAAATACAAAGTCGTCATTGAGGCGCACGCCGACGAGATTTCCTATTTCGTGAATTACATCACGAAGGAAGGCTACCTGTACCTGCGTCGCAACGGCGGCTCCGATGCGCTGGTGGCCCCTAGCAAGCGTGTGAATATTTTCGGCGAAAAAGGCATCGTAAAAGGCATTTTTGGCTGGCCGGCTATCCACGTGCGCAAGGTGGAAAACGATAAGGCGCCGACCATCGAAACCATTTTCCTCGACTGCGGGGCTAGCAGCGCCGACGAGGTGGCCGAAATGGGCATTCACGTGGGCTCGGTGGTGACGTTTGAGGACGAGTTTACGGTGCTCAACGACAAGTACTATGTGGGCCGCGCCCTCGACAACCGCGTGGGCGGCTTCATGGTGGCCGAGGTGGCCCGGATGCTGAAGGAAAACGGCAAAAAGCTGCCCTTCGGCCTCTATATCGTGAACGCGGTGCAGGAGGAAATAGGCCTGCGCGGCGCCGAAATGGTGGCCCACCGCATCAATCCCGACGTGGCGATAATCACCGACGTGACGCACGACACGCAGTCGCCGATGTACGAGAAGAAAACCAGCGGCGATATTTTCTGCGGCAAAGGCCCGGTCATCACCTACGGCCCCGCCGTGCAGAACAACCTGCGCGACTTGATTATCAATACGGCCAAGGAAACGGACATTCCCTTCCAGCGCGCCGCCGCCACCCGCGCCACCGGCACCGACACCGACGCCTTTGCCTACTCAGGGTCGGGAGTGGCTTCGGCCCTTATCTCGCTGCCGCTCAAGTATATGCACACTACTGTCGAAACCGTGCACAAGGACGACGTGGAGAACGTGACGCGCCTTATTTACGAAACGCTGCTGCGCATCGAGGACAAGCAGGACTTCCGGTATTTCAGCTAG
- a CDS encoding acyl-CoA carboxylase subunit beta, protein MADPHVAAHPTFSKTELLAAKNQEALLGGGQARIDAQHKKGKLTARERLDLLLDEGSFEEIGKFVMHRAKDFGLDKEYYLGDGVVTGYGTVHGRLVYVFSQDFTVFGGSLSETHAEKIVKIMDLAMKNGAPVIGLNDSGGARIQEGVVSLGGYADIFYKNTLASGVVPQLSAIMGPCAGGAVYSPAITDFILMVENTSYMFVTGPNVVKTVTHENVTSEELGGASTHSAKSGVTHFTAPNEVVIIQQLKQLLSYMPQNCEETAPAVPYEAGQDESRPALDTLIPDNANQPYDIREVIEGLIDANSFMEVHQNFAENIVVGFARLAGRSIGIVGNQPAVLAGVLDINASTKAARFVRFCDSFNIPLLVLEDVPGFLPGTDQEWRGIITNGAKLLYAFCEATVPRITVITRKAYGGAYDVMNSKHIGADLNFAWPTAEIAVMGAKGAAEIIFKREIAAAADPEAKLQEKVDEYQQKFATPYRAAHRGFVDEVILPSQTRQKLIRAFKMLENKVDTLPRKKHGNIPL, encoded by the coding sequence ATGGCCGACCCCCACGTAGCCGCCCACCCCACCTTCTCCAAAACCGAGCTGCTCGCCGCCAAAAACCAGGAAGCCCTGCTAGGGGGCGGCCAGGCCCGCATCGACGCCCAGCACAAAAAAGGCAAACTCACCGCTCGCGAACGCCTTGATTTGCTGCTCGATGAGGGCTCGTTCGAGGAAATCGGCAAGTTTGTGATGCACCGCGCCAAAGACTTTGGCCTCGATAAAGAATACTACCTCGGCGACGGCGTCGTGACGGGCTACGGCACCGTGCACGGCCGCCTGGTGTACGTTTTCTCGCAGGATTTCACGGTATTCGGCGGCTCGCTGAGCGAGACGCACGCCGAGAAAATCGTAAAAATCATGGACCTCGCCATGAAGAACGGCGCGCCCGTTATCGGCCTCAACGACTCGGGCGGCGCCCGCATTCAGGAGGGCGTGGTGAGCCTCGGCGGCTACGCCGACATCTTTTATAAGAATACGCTGGCCAGCGGCGTGGTGCCGCAGCTTTCGGCCATTATGGGGCCGTGCGCGGGCGGCGCGGTATACTCGCCGGCCATTACGGATTTCATTCTGATGGTCGAAAACACGAGCTACATGTTCGTGACCGGCCCCAACGTGGTGAAAACCGTGACCCACGAAAACGTGACCAGCGAGGAGCTCGGCGGCGCCAGCACCCACTCGGCCAAGAGCGGCGTCACGCACTTCACGGCGCCTAATGAGGTCGTCATCATTCAGCAGCTCAAGCAATTGCTGAGCTACATGCCCCAGAACTGCGAGGAAACCGCCCCCGCCGTGCCCTACGAGGCCGGCCAGGACGAAAGCCGCCCCGCGCTCGACACGCTCATCCCTGACAACGCCAACCAGCCCTACGACATCCGCGAAGTAATTGAGGGCCTGATTGATGCCAACTCCTTCATGGAGGTGCACCAGAACTTCGCCGAGAACATCGTGGTAGGTTTTGCGCGGCTAGCCGGCCGCAGTATCGGCATCGTGGGCAACCAGCCGGCGGTGCTCGCCGGCGTACTCGACATCAACGCCAGCACCAAGGCCGCGCGCTTCGTGCGCTTCTGCGACTCATTCAACATCCCGCTGCTCGTGCTCGAAGACGTGCCCGGCTTCCTGCCCGGCACCGACCAGGAGTGGCGCGGCATCATCACTAACGGCGCCAAGCTGCTCTACGCCTTCTGCGAAGCCACCGTGCCGCGCATCACCGTCATCACCCGCAAGGCCTACGGCGGCGCCTACGACGTGATGAACAGCAAGCACATCGGCGCCGACCTCAACTTCGCCTGGCCCACCGCCGAAATCGCAGTCATGGGCGCCAAGGGCGCGGCCGAAATCATCTTCAAGCGCGAAATCGCCGCCGCCGCAGACCCCGAAGCCAAGCTCCAGGAAAAGGTAGACGAGTACCAGCAGAAATTTGCCACGCCCTACCGCGCAGCCCACCGCGGCTTCGTGGACGAGGTAATTCTGCCTTCGCAGACGCGCCAAAAATTAATTCGCGCCTTTAAGATGCTGGAAAACAAAGTGGATACTTTGCCGCGCAAGAAGCACGGTAATATTCCGCTGTAA
- a CDS encoding DNA-3-methyladenine glycosylase, producing the protein MTDLNTEPHWHAAALAHLHQADPILSKAIARVAGPVRPAAHEDLYLALLRAIVSQQISTKAAAAIWRRFTALFRPDGYPEPREVLRLEEDELREAGLSRQKIGYLKAVAEYQERGLLDHEHLSQLDAEAFTAHLTAIKGVGRWTAQMLQMFALDQPDVFSEGDLGIQNAMRKLYGLEETGRALHKKMLLLAEPWRPYRSLACKYLWKSLDATPPINADLGWE; encoded by the coding sequence ATGACAGATTTGAATACCGAGCCCCACTGGCACGCGGCCGCGCTGGCCCACCTGCACCAGGCCGACCCTATTTTATCGAAAGCCATTGCCCGCGTGGCCGGCCCGGTGCGCCCCGCCGCCCACGAAGACCTGTACCTGGCGCTGCTGCGCGCCATCGTGAGCCAGCAGATTTCGACTAAGGCGGCGGCGGCCATCTGGCGGCGCTTCACGGCCCTTTTTCGGCCCGATGGCTACCCCGAGCCCCGCGAGGTGCTGCGCCTGGAAGAAGATGAGCTGCGCGAGGCGGGCCTTTCGCGCCAGAAAATCGGCTACCTCAAGGCCGTGGCCGAGTACCAGGAGCGCGGCCTGCTCGACCACGAGCACCTGAGCCAGCTCGATGCGGAGGCCTTTACGGCTCACCTCACCGCCATTAAGGGGGTAGGGCGCTGGACGGCCCAGATGCTCCAGATGTTTGCCCTCGACCAGCCCGACGTGTTCAGCGAAGGCGACCTGGGCATCCAGAACGCCATGCGCAAGCTCTACGGCCTGGAAGAAACCGGCCGCGCCCTCCACAAGAAAATGCTGCTGCTGGCCGAGCCCTGGCGGCCCTACCGCTCACTGGCCTGCAAATATTTGTGGAAGTCGCTCGATGCCACACCACCCATTAACGCCGACCTGGGTTGGGAGTAG
- a CDS encoding metallophosphoesterase: MNFFVIGDVHGCLHTFRKLLTHWRPAEEILVQLGDLVDRGNYSPDTVELCRQLSQDFPDKTIFLQGNHDWAMAEHVGPNGPYKAWLGWGGRATLAQYQRHRSLLAPHAAWLSQRPLCWQNDHLLFSHAGLADVPNPLDPASSEGVLWRRGPLRNTGQLQVVGHTPTPSHRPERDETAQAIYLDTGAADGHFLTALRLSETGAVLQTVAIHTAPEDVYSFGKIH, translated from the coding sequence ATGAATTTCTTCGTAATCGGCGACGTTCACGGTTGCCTGCACACCTTTCGCAAGCTCCTCACGCATTGGCGGCCGGCCGAGGAAATCCTGGTGCAGCTCGGCGACCTGGTAGACCGCGGCAACTACTCGCCCGACACCGTGGAGCTGTGCCGCCAGCTCAGCCAGGATTTTCCGGATAAAACCATCTTCCTGCAAGGCAACCACGACTGGGCCATGGCCGAGCACGTCGGACCAAATGGTCCTTACAAAGCCTGGCTGGGCTGGGGCGGCCGCGCCACCCTGGCGCAATATCAGCGGCACCGGTCCCTGCTAGCCCCGCACGCCGCCTGGCTGAGCCAGCGCCCGCTGTGTTGGCAAAACGACCACCTGCTGTTCTCCCACGCCGGCCTGGCCGACGTGCCCAATCCGCTCGACCCGGCTAGCTCGGAGGGTGTGCTCTGGCGGCGCGGCCCGCTGCGCAATACCGGCCAGCTGCAAGTGGTGGGCCACACGCCTACCCCTAGCCACCGGCCCGAGCGCGATGAAACGGCCCAGGCCATTTACCTCGATACCGGCGCGGCCGATGGCCACTTTCTCACCGCCCTGCGTCTGAGCGAAACCGGCGCGGTGCTGCAAACTGTTGCAATTCACACTGCGCCGGAGGATGTTTACTCGTTTGGCAAAATTCATTAG
- a CDS encoding sodium:proton antiporter, which produces MNLYNALALLLVLAAAFAYLNHRFLNMPPAIGLMSLGLLGSLALVGLAQLGVGAVLNLARLVGKIDFSALVMQVMLGFLLFAGAIHVDARRLGRLRWPVGVLSLISTPLSTGLVGGAMYLVLPALGLPTPLIYCLLFGALISPTDPVAVLSILTKANISKDLEIKVVGESLFNDGVGVVLFVVVAEVAQFGPREVSLGHALAVFMQEAVGGLALGTALGLATAWLLRTVDNYQVEVLLTLALVAGGTALAQRLHTSGPLAMVMAGLLVGHLSRSGGTMSEESQDYVDKFWELVDEILNALLFVLMGLEVLVLHLPGRTVVAGLAAIMVVLLARLLAVALPLGLLKLSPVFQPSRHGVAVLTWGGLRGGLSVALALGLPASAPRELLVGITYVVVVFSIIGQGLTIGPLVRWLGVSRPVPPPAVAEAE; this is translated from the coding sequence ATGAATTTATACAACGCGCTGGCACTCTTGCTGGTATTGGCCGCGGCCTTTGCCTACCTCAACCACCGCTTCCTCAATATGCCGCCGGCCATCGGCCTGATGAGCCTGGGGCTGCTAGGGTCGCTGGCGCTGGTTGGGCTGGCGCAGCTGGGCGTGGGCGCGGTGCTGAACCTGGCCCGGCTGGTGGGCAAAATCGACTTCAGCGCCCTCGTCATGCAGGTGATGCTGGGGTTTTTGCTCTTCGCCGGGGCCATTCACGTCGATGCCCGGCGGCTGGGCAGGCTGCGCTGGCCGGTGGGCGTGCTCTCGCTCATCAGCACGCCGCTGAGCACGGGGCTGGTAGGCGGGGCTATGTACCTGGTGCTGCCCGCGCTGGGGCTGCCCACGCCGCTTATCTACTGCCTGCTGTTTGGGGCGCTCATCTCGCCTACCGACCCGGTGGCAGTGCTCAGTATTCTGACTAAGGCCAATATTTCCAAAGACCTGGAAATAAAAGTAGTAGGCGAGTCGCTGTTTAACGACGGCGTGGGCGTGGTGCTCTTCGTGGTGGTGGCCGAAGTAGCGCAGTTTGGCCCGCGGGAAGTATCGCTGGGTCACGCGCTGGCCGTTTTCATGCAAGAGGCCGTGGGCGGCCTGGCCCTAGGCACGGCACTGGGGCTAGCCACGGCCTGGTTGCTGCGCACCGTCGATAACTACCAGGTAGAGGTTCTCCTAACGCTAGCGCTGGTGGCGGGCGGCACGGCGCTGGCTCAACGCCTGCACACCTCGGGGCCGCTGGCGATGGTGATGGCCGGCCTGCTGGTAGGCCACCTCAGCCGCAGTGGCGGCACCATGTCGGAAGAGTCGCAAGATTATGTGGACAAGTTCTGGGAGCTGGTCGATGAGATTCTGAACGCCCTGCTCTTCGTGCTGATGGGGCTGGAAGTACTGGTACTGCACCTGCCGGGCCGCACGGTAGTGGCTGGCCTGGCGGCAATCATGGTGGTGCTACTGGCACGGCTGCTGGCCGTGGCGCTGCCGCTGGGTCTATTGAAGCTGAGCCCGGTATTTCAGCCCTCGCGCCACGGCGTTGCCGTGCTCACGTGGGGCGGGCTGCGCGGTGGGCTGTCGGTGGCGCTGGCGCTAGGGTTGCCGGCCAGTGCCCCGCGCGAATTACTGGTGGGCATTACTTATGTGGTGGTGGTGTTTTCTATTATCGGGCAAGGACTTACGATTGGCCCGCTAGTGCGCTGGCTAGGGGTGAGCCGGCCAGTACCCCCACCCGCCGTGGCCGAGGCCGAATAG